A stretch of the Eulemur rufifrons isolate Redbay chromosome 20, OSU_ERuf_1, whole genome shotgun sequence genome encodes the following:
- the LOC138400716 gene encoding signal-regulatory protein beta-1-like yields the protein MLPAASGPHPPHPFLLLTLLLGLPGVAGEELQVLQPDKSVSVSAGESATLRCTVTSLHPVGPIEWFKGTGPSRELVHGPKGSYPRVTPLGDSTRRNNTDFSIRISNITPADAGTYYCVKFQRASPDNVEIKSGPGTELSVSAKPSVPVVTGPAARATADQTVNFTCESRGFSPRDITLKWFKNGNELSDFQTSVDPAGKSTSYSIHSTARVALNRGDVHSQVICEVAHDTLQGAPLRGTANLSETIRVPPTLEVTQQPTMAGSPVNVTCQVTRFYPQSLQLTWLENGNVSRTEKASTPVENKDGTYSWTSWLPVNSSAHREDVKLTCQVEHDGQPPVSRSHVLVVSTHQKEQGAGDTPGSAPSSPVPLLVALLLGPKALLVVGVTAVYVYRKQGA from the exons GGGTGGCAGGAGAGGAGCTGCAGGTGCTTCAACCTGACAAGTCAGTGTCGGTCTCGGCTGGAGAGTCGGCCACTCTGCGCTGCACCGTGACCTCCCTGCACCCCGTGGGGCCCATCGAGTGGTTCAAGGGGACCGGGCCAAGCCGAGAATTAGTCCACGGTCCAAAAGGCTCCTACCCCCGGGTAACGCCTCTTGGAGATAGCACAAGGAGAAACAACACGGACTTCTCCATCCGCATCAGTAACATCACCCCAGCGGACGCCGGCACCTACTACTGTGTGAAGTTCCAGAGAGCAAGTCCTGACAACGTGGAGATTAAGTCTGGACCAGGCACCGAGCTGTCTGTGAGTG CCAAACCCTCTGTCCCTGTGGTGACGGGCCCTGCGGCAAGGGCCACAGCTGACCAGACGGTGAACTTCACCTGCGAGTCCCGTGGCTTCTCCCCACGAGACATCACCCTGAAGTGGTTCAAAAATGGCAATGAGCTCTCAGACTTCCAGACCAGCGTGGACCCTGCAGGAAAAAGCACCTCCTACAGCATACACAGCACAGCCAGGGTGGCGCTGAACCGTGGGGACGTGCACTCTCAGGTCATCTGCGAGGTGGCCCACGACACCTTGCAGGGGGCCCCTCTCCGTGGGACTGCCAACTTGTCTGAGACCATCCGAG TTCCGCCCACCTTGGAGGTTACTCAACAGCCCACGATGGCAGGGAGCCCGGTGAACGTCACCTGCCAGGTGACAAGGTTCTACCCCCAGAGCCTACAGCTGACCTGGTTGGAGAACGGAAACGTGTCCCGAACAGAAAAGGCCTCGACCCCCGTAGAGAACAAGGATGGGACCTACAGCTGGACCAGCTGGCTCCCGGTGAACTCGTCTGCCCACAGGGAGGACGTGAAGCTCACCTGCCAGGTGGAGCATGACGGGCAGCCGCCGGTCAGCAGAAGCCACGTCCTGGTGGTCTCCACCCACCAGAAGGAGCAGGGTGCAGGTGACACCCCTG GCTCAGCACCGTCTTCCCCTGTGCCCCTCCTCGTAGCTCTCCTCCTGGGCCCCAAGGCGCTGCTGGTGGTTGGTGTCACCGCCGTCTATGTCTACAGGAAGCAGGGGGCCTGA